One Candidatus Eisenbacteria bacterium DNA window includes the following coding sequences:
- the rfaE1 gene encoding D-glycero-beta-D-manno-heptose-7-phosphate kinase gives MTSTAPPASPPPLTRRELSERIRSFEGRRVLVIGDVILDRYLWGSATRVSPEAPVLVVDIDREETRLGGAANVAHNVRALGAHPVLVGAVGEDAAGGELERLLEARGVDSSGLVPVEGRRTTLKTRIIAHHQQVLRADEETREPLPASAQSTLWERVEREIATADAVLISDYGKGVASPDLLDRLLPALERRGVPSAVDPREEHFFRYRGVSVITPNAAEAAEAWGRRFRSEKDLIEAGFGLREKLGARSVLVTRGPDGMSLFTAEGHTHFPTRARKVYDVTGAGDTVVATIAAALAARASLPEACVLANHAAGLVVAQLGTAAATAAELTASLEDLPA, from the coding sequence GTGACCTCCACGGCGCCTCCCGCGTCCCCGCCGCCACTCACCCGCCGCGAGCTCTCGGAGCGGATCCGCTCCTTCGAGGGGAGGCGCGTCCTCGTGATCGGGGACGTGATCCTGGACCGCTACCTCTGGGGGAGCGCGACGCGCGTCTCTCCCGAGGCGCCGGTCCTCGTGGTCGACATCGACCGCGAGGAGACGAGGCTCGGCGGCGCGGCCAACGTGGCGCACAACGTGCGAGCGCTCGGCGCCCATCCCGTGCTGGTCGGGGCGGTCGGCGAGGACGCGGCCGGCGGGGAGCTCGAGCGGCTCCTCGAGGCGCGCGGCGTCGATTCGTCGGGGCTCGTGCCGGTCGAGGGCCGGCGCACCACCCTCAAGACGCGCATCATCGCGCACCACCAGCAGGTGCTCCGCGCCGACGAGGAGACGCGCGAGCCGCTCCCCGCGTCCGCGCAATCCACCCTCTGGGAACGCGTGGAGCGCGAGATCGCCACGGCCGACGCGGTCCTGATCAGCGACTACGGCAAGGGCGTCGCCTCGCCGGATCTCCTCGACCGGCTCCTCCCCGCGCTCGAGCGCCGCGGCGTCCCGAGCGCGGTGGATCCGCGCGAGGAGCACTTCTTCCGCTATCGCGGCGTGAGCGTGATCACCCCGAACGCCGCCGAGGCCGCCGAGGCCTGGGGCCGCCGATTCCGGAGCGAGAAGGACCTGATCGAGGCGGGATTCGGGCTTCGCGAGAAGCTCGGCGCCCGGTCGGTCCTCGTCACGCGGGGACCGGACGGGATGTCCCTGTTCACCGCGGAGGGGCACACGCACTTCCCGACGCGCGCGCGAAAGGTCTACGACGTGACCGGCGCGGGCGACACGGTCGTGGCCACGATCGCGGCCGCGCTCGCCGCGCGCGCCTCGCTTCCGGAGGCGTGCGTGCTCGCGAACCACGCGGCCGGGCTCGTGGTCGCGCAGCTCGGGACCGCGGCCGCGACCGCGGCGGAGCTCACGGCGTCCCTCGAGGATCTCCCCGCGTGA
- the rfaE2 gene encoding D-glycero-beta-D-manno-heptose 1-phosphate adenylyltransferase, protein MSEVLTLEDALRRRAAARALQQTYVFTNGCFDVIHPGHVTLLREAKKLGHYLIVGINSDRSVRALKGPGRPLQDESARATVLAALQDVDGVVVFDEDTPLTLIRALRPDVLVKGGDYVPDQVVGREEVMQAGGRVVIVPLVPGHSSSAVVRRMQQVSS, encoded by the coding sequence GTGAGCGAGGTCCTCACGCTCGAGGACGCGCTTCGCCGCCGCGCCGCGGCGCGCGCCCTCCAGCAGACCTACGTCTTCACGAACGGCTGCTTCGACGTGATCCATCCCGGCCACGTCACGCTGCTGCGGGAGGCGAAGAAGCTCGGGCACTACCTGATCGTGGGGATCAACTCCGACCGTTCCGTGCGCGCGCTCAAGGGCCCGGGACGGCCGCTCCAGGACGAATCGGCGCGCGCGACCGTCCTGGCCGCGCTCCAGGACGTCGACGGCGTGGTCGTCTTCGACGAGGACACGCCGCTCACGCTGATCCGCGCGCTCCGGCCCGACGTGCTCGTGAAGGGCGGCGACTACGTTCCGGATCAGGTCGTGGGCCGCGAGGAGGTCATGCAGGCCGGAGGTCGTGTCGTGATCGTCCCGCTCGTGCCCGGACACTCCTCGTCGGCGGTGGTCCGGAGGATGCAGCAGGTCTCGTCGTAG